The following coding sequences are from one Pongo abelii isolate AG06213 chromosome 3, NHGRI_mPonAbe1-v2.0_pri, whole genome shotgun sequence window:
- the LOC134761343 gene encoding uncharacterized protein LOC134761343, with protein sequence MGSEEQKRTRRCTATGTGPPAWREEAAQPAAGASSLWGRGRPGCTDPGRGDVTCPAGQRKAESQAATRLETPDKSRQVPKASPVVTSPHRGTCNVSSCTTYGVARNKGPSAFILRLASGVGRLAFPSSSWRPSGLPDRTESERESEALACPEILVASTGLNKKPNCSGEIAGGFLCASSFFSALSTGNTQAEKQSQTQDTGGRGSSGLNGQGEGKHGRSIGTNKSLWWVLINCKDRRRPVELRSTGSREESGFVKAPPRGRATCEHLRDQSGEARWDGHPVSQSVHCSYGRVPASAGGHWGAHQQAAERWLEIRGKTKFAEAASGGQVPGSTTGHKEPRGCRLRGYQGRSPPTSNTHTHTHTHTHTHTLSHSCLATQQQLRTGAKQARAPAARGARKRGRSRGALRAPHSRSPRPACSLWGRSGQASLFVV encoded by the exons ATGGGGTCCGAGGAGCAGAAGCGTACACGGAGGTGCACGGCCACGGGCACAGGTCCCCCAGCGTGGCGAGAGGAAGCGGCCCAGCCAGCGGCGGGGGCGTCCTCGTTGTGGGGCCGG GGAAGGCCTGGGTGCACTGACCCGGGGAGAGGTGACGTCACCTGCCCGGCTGGCCAGCGCAAGGCTGAAAGCCAGGCGGCAACGCGGTTGGAGACACCCGACAAGTCGCGACAGGTCCCCAAGGCTAGCCCGGTAGTCACTTCACCTCACCGAGGCACATGTAACGTCAGCAGCTGTACCACTTACGGTGTGGCCCG AAATAAGGGTCCATCCGCTTTCATTTTACGACTCGCGAGTGGGGTTGGGAGGCTCGCTTTTCCCAGCTCTTCGTGGAGGCCAAGCGGACTCCCCGACAGGACAGAATCTGAACGTGAGAGTGAAGCTCTTGCCTGTCCAGAAATTCTTGTAGCCAGCACAGGTTTAAACAAGAAGCCAAACTGTTCTGGAGAGATTGCTGGGGGCTTTCTTTGTGCCTCAAGCTTCTTCAGTGCTCTGAGCACAGGAAACACTCAAGCAGAGAAGCAGAGCCAAACCCAGGACACGGGAGGTCGAGGCTCTTCC GGACTAAATGGGCAGGGAGAGGGTAAACATGGACGGTCCATTGGTACAAATAAAAGCCTTTGGTGGGTTTTGATCAATTGCAAGGATCGAAGGAGACCTGTGGAACTGAGGTCAACTGGCAGCAGAGAAGAGTCCGGGTTCGTGAAGGCGCCGCCGCGGGGCCGTGCCACGTGTGAGCATCTCAGGGACCAGTCTGGGGAGGCGCGCTGGGATGGTCACCCAGTGTCCCAGTCCGTGCACTGCTCATATGGGCGCGTCCCAGCCTCCGCGGGAG ggcaTTGGGGAGCACACCAACAGGCTGCTGAACGGTGGCTGGAGATTCGAGGGAAAACGAAGTTCGCCGAGGCGGCCTCGGGCGGGCAGGTCCCGGGCTCAACCACAGGGCACAAAGAGCCCAGGGGCTGCCGGCTCCGCGGCTACCAGGGACGCAGCCCCCCaacctccaacacacacacacacacacacacacacacacacacacacacactctcccactCATGCCTGGCAACCCAGCAGCAACTTCGGACTGGGGCAAAACAAGCCCGGGCCCCTGCGGCACGCGGGGCGAGGAAGCGAGGCCGCTCGCGGGGTGCCTTGCGTGCCCCCCACTCCCGCAGCCCACGCCCTGCTTGCTCACTGTGGGGGCGCAGCGGCCAGGCTTCTCTGTTTGTTGTTTAA
- the SFRP2 gene encoding secreted frizzled-related protein 2: protein MLQGPGSLLLLFLASHCCLGSARGLFLFGQPDFSYKRSNCKPIPANLQLCHGIEYQNMRLPNLLGHETMKEVLEQAGAWIPLVMKQCHPDTKKFLCSLFAPVCLDDLDETIQPCHSLCVQVKDRCAPVMSAFGFPWPDMLECDRFPQDNDLCIPLASSDHILPATEEAPKVCEACKNKNDDDNDIMETLCKNDFALKIKVKEITYINRDTKIILETKSKTIYKLNGVSERDLKKSVLWLKDSLQCTCEEMNDINAPYLVMGQKQGGELVITSVKRWQKGQREFKRISRSIRKLQC, encoded by the exons ATGCTGCAGGGCCCTGGCTCGCTGCTGCTGCTCTTCCTCGCCTCGCACTGCTGCCTGGGCTCGGCACGCGGGCTCTTCCTCTTCGGCCAGCCAGACTTCTCCTACAAGCGCAGCAATTGCAAGCCCATCCCGGCCAACCTGCAGCTGTGCCACGGCATCGAATACCAGAACATGCGGCTGCCCAACCTGCTGGGCCACGAGACCATGAAGGAGGTGCTGGAGCAGGCCGGCGCTTGGATCCCGCTGGTCATGAAGCAGTGCCACCCGGACACCAAGAAGTTCCTGTGCTCGCTCTTCGCCCCCGTCTGCCTCGATGACCTAGACGAGACCATCCAGCCGTGCCACTCGCTCTGCGTGCAGGTGAAGGACCGCTGCGCCCCGGTCATGTCCGCCTTCGGCTTCCCCTGGCCCGACATGCTTGAGTGCGACCGTTTCCCCCAGGACAACGACCTCTGCATCCCCCTCGCTAGCAGCGACCACATCCTGCCGGCCACCGAGGAAG CTCCAAAGGTATGTGAagcctgcaaaaataaaaatgatgatgaCAACGACATAATGGAAACACTTTGTAAAAATGATTTTG cactaaaaataaaagtgaaggaGATAACCTACATCAACCGAGATACCAAAATCATCCTGGAGACCAAGAGCAAGACCATTTACAAGCTGAACGGTGTGTCCGAAAGGGACCTGAAGAAATCGGTGCTGTGGCTCAAAGACAGCTTGCAGTGCACCTGTGAGGAGATGAACGACATCAACGCGCCCTATCTGGTCATGGGACAGAAACAGGGTGGGGAGCTGGTGATCACCTCGGTGAAGCGGTGGCAGAAGGGGCAGAGAGAGTTCAAGCGCATCTCCCGCAGCATCCGCAAGCTGCAGTGCTAG